A genomic stretch from Shewanella sediminis HAW-EB3 includes:
- the rpoB gene encoding DNA-directed RNA polymerase subunit beta — MVYSYSEKKRIRKDFGKRPQVLDIPYLLSIQLDSFKKFTDQDPTGERGFEAAFRSVFPIKSFSGNSELQYVSYKLGEPVFDVKECQIRGVTYSAPLRVKLRMVLYDREAAPGTVKDIKEQEVYMGDIPMMTDNGTFVINGTERVIVSQLHRSPGVFFDHDRGKTHSSGKVLYNARIIPYRGSWLDFEFDPKDALFVRIDRRRKLAASIILRALDYSTQDILDLFFDRVNFKIKKDSLVMDLVAERLRGETASYDIKDSEGSILVEKGRRITARHIRQLEKTNTTELEVPVDYISGKISGQDYIDPDTGEVLVSANAEISLEDLAKLSLAGIKEISTLYINELDNGAYMSDTLRIDSTTNRLEALVEIYRMMRPGEPPTKDAAEALFQNLFFSEERYDLSKVGRMKFNRRLSIDDDEGTGILSKEDIVAVMKNIITIRNGNDEVDDIDHLGNRRIRSVGEMAENQFRVGLVRVERAVRERLSLGDLNELMPQDLINAKPISAAVKEFFGSSQLSQFMDQNNPLSEVTHKRRISALGPGGLTRERAGFEVRDVHPTHYGRLCPIETPEGPNIGLINSLASFARTNSYGFLETPYRKVIDGVVTDQVDYLSAIEEGRYVIAQAIVDLDADGRMMDELIACRHKGDSTFMGAGDIQYMDVSPQQIISVAASLIPFLEHDDANRALMGANMQRQAVPTLKADKPLVGTGIERTLAVDSGVVVAAKRGGYVDYVDASRIVVKVNESELTPGEAGIDIYNLTKYTRSNQNTCINQRPCCSMGDPVVRGDVLADGPSTDLGDLALGQNMRIAFMPWNGYNFEDSILISERVAMEDRFTTIHIQELSCIARDTKLGSEEITADIPNVGESALSKLDESGIVYIGAEVKGGDILVGKVTPKGETQLTPEEKLLRAIFGEKASDVKDSSLRVPNSVKGTIIDVQVFTRDGVEKDKRAVEIEEMHVGQAKKDLSEEFQILEEGVYGRARNLLLNAGFTEDQLATIPRSQLLVQTIDDEAKQTELEQLAEQHDELKADFDKKFEIKRRKITQGDDLAPGVLKIVKVYLAVKRTIQPGDKMAGRHGNKGVISKINPVEDMPYDENGNPIDIVLNPLGVPSRMNIGQVLEVHMGAAAKGIGDRITAMLEEQRELAELRGYIKEVYELGEEVQQRVDIDSFTDDEVLRLAKNLKGGVPTATPAFDGAKEKEIKEMLALAGLPTSGQRRLFDGRTGDEFERQVTVGYMYMLKLNHLVDDKMHARSTGSYSLVTQQPLGGKAQFGGQRFGEMEVWALEAYGAAYTLQEMLTVKSDDVNGRTHMYKNIVDGNHQMQPGMPESFNVLLKEIRSLGINIELDQD, encoded by the coding sequence ATGGTTTACTCCTATTCTGAAAAGAAGCGTATTCGCAAAGACTTTGGTAAACGTCCACAAGTTTTGGATATTCCTTATCTTTTGTCTATACAGTTGGACTCATTCAAGAAGTTCACCGATCAAGATCCTACCGGTGAGCGTGGTTTTGAGGCCGCTTTCCGTAGCGTTTTTCCCATCAAAAGCTTTTCTGGTAACTCAGAGCTACAGTATGTTAGCTATAAGTTAGGTGAGCCTGTTTTTGATGTGAAAGAGTGTCAAATTCGCGGTGTTACATATTCCGCACCACTGCGCGTTAAATTGCGTATGGTGTTGTATGACCGTGAAGCGGCACCTGGCACAGTTAAAGACATTAAAGAACAAGAAGTCTACATGGGTGATATTCCCATGATGACTGACAACGGTACCTTTGTTATCAATGGTACTGAGCGTGTTATTGTATCTCAGTTACACCGTTCACCTGGTGTTTTCTTCGATCATGACCGCGGCAAGACCCACTCATCTGGTAAGGTGCTTTATAACGCACGTATTATTCCTTACCGTGGTTCTTGGTTAGATTTTGAATTCGATCCTAAAGATGCTCTGTTTGTTCGTATTGACCGTCGTCGTAAACTAGCGGCTTCTATCATTTTACGTGCATTAGACTATTCTACTCAGGATATTTTGGATCTGTTCTTCGATCGCGTTAATTTTAAGATCAAGAAAGATTCATTAGTGATGGATCTAGTTGCAGAGCGCCTACGTGGTGAGACTGCTAGCTACGATATCAAAGATTCTGAAGGTAGCATTCTTGTTGAGAAAGGACGTCGTATTACTGCACGTCATATTCGTCAGCTAGAAAAGACTAATACTACAGAACTTGAAGTACCGGTTGATTACATCTCTGGTAAGATCTCTGGTCAGGATTACATCGATCCGGATACGGGTGAAGTGTTAGTTTCAGCGAACGCTGAGATAAGCCTTGAAGATCTAGCTAAATTATCACTGGCTGGCATTAAAGAGATAAGCACACTGTATATCAACGAGCTTGATAACGGTGCTTACATGTCAGATACGCTACGTATCGATTCTACGACTAACCGCTTAGAAGCATTAGTTGAGATCTACCGTATGATGCGTCCTGGTGAGCCACCAACCAAAGATGCTGCCGAAGCCCTATTCCAGAACTTGTTCTTCAGTGAAGAGCGTTATGACCTATCTAAAGTTGGTCGTATGAAGTTCAACCGTCGTTTAAGCATTGATGACGACGAAGGTACAGGCATCCTATCTAAGGAAGATATCGTTGCTGTTATGAAAAACATCATCACTATCCGTAATGGTAATGATGAAGTTGATGATATCGATCACTTGGGTAACCGTCGTATCCGTAGTGTTGGTGAAATGGCTGAAAACCAATTCCGTGTAGGTCTAGTTCGTGTTGAACGTGCCGTACGTGAGCGTTTAAGCCTTGGTGATCTTAACGAGCTAATGCCTCAAGATTTGATCAACGCTAAGCCAATCTCTGCAGCAGTTAAGGAGTTCTTCGGATCTTCACAACTGTCTCAGTTTATGGATCAAAACAACCCACTTTCAGAAGTGACTCACAAGCGCCGTATTTCGGCTCTTGGTCCAGGTGGTTTGACTCGTGAACGTGCTGGTTTCGAAGTTCGAGATGTACACCCAACTCACTACGGTCGTTTATGTCCAATTGAGACCCCTGAAGGTCCAAACATTGGTCTAATTAACTCGTTAGCAAGTTTTGCACGTACAAACTCTTACGGCTTCCTTGAAACACCTTACCGCAAGGTTATTGATGGTGTTGTGACTGATCAGGTCGATTACCTGTCAGCGATCGAAGAAGGTCGTTATGTTATCGCACAGGCTATCGTCGACTTAGATGCTGACGGTCGCATGATGGACGAGCTCATCGCTTGTCGTCATAAAGGTGATTCAACCTTTATGGGTGCTGGTGACATTCAATATATGGATGTATCGCCGCAGCAGATCATTTCAGTTGCAGCGTCACTGATTCCGTTCCTAGAACACGATGATGCTAACCGTGCCTTGATGGGTGCGAACATGCAACGTCAAGCCGTACCAACACTAAAAGCTGATAAGCCATTAGTCGGTACAGGTATTGAGCGTACATTGGCAGTAGATTCAGGTGTTGTTGTTGCTGCTAAACGTGGCGGTTATGTCGATTATGTCGACGCTAGCCGTATCGTTGTTAAGGTTAACGAATCTGAGCTTACTCCTGGTGAAGCTGGTATCGACATCTACAACTTGACTAAATACACGCGTTCTAACCAGAACACCTGTATTAACCAACGTCCTTGTTGTTCGATGGGTGATCCGGTTGTTCGTGGTGACGTTTTAGCCGATGGCCCATCTACCGATTTAGGTGATTTGGCTCTTGGTCAGAACATGCGTATCGCGTTCATGCCTTGGAATGGTTACAACTTCGAGGATTCAATCCTTATCTCTGAGCGTGTAGCTATGGAAGATCGTTTCACGACTATCCATATTCAGGAGCTTTCATGTATCGCTCGTGATACTAAGCTAGGTAGTGAAGAGATCACAGCCGATATTCCAAACGTTGGTGAGTCTGCGCTTTCTAAGCTGGATGAATCAGGTATCGTTTACATCGGTGCTGAAGTTAAGGGTGGTGACATCCTAGTTGGTAAGGTAACACCTAAGGGTGAAACTCAACTGACTCCAGAAGAGAAACTACTCCGTGCTATTTTCGGTGAGAAGGCCTCTGACGTTAAAGACAGTTCACTTCGCGTACCTAACTCAGTTAAAGGTACTATCATCGACGTCCAGGTATTTACCCGTGACGGCGTTGAGAAAGATAAGCGTGCTGTTGAAATTGAAGAGATGCATGTCGGTCAGGCTAAGAAAGATTTGAGCGAAGAGTTCCAGATCCTCGAAGAGGGTGTTTATGGACGTGCCCGTAATCTTCTACTGAATGCAGGCTTTACCGAAGATCAGTTAGCGACTATTCCACGCTCACAGTTATTGGTTCAAACCATCGACGATGAAGCTAAGCAAACTGAACTTGAACAACTTGCCGAACAGCATGACGAACTAAAAGCAGATTTCGATAAGAAGTTTGAAATTAAGCGTCGTAAGATCACTCAAGGTGATGATTTAGCACCTGGCGTACTTAAGATTGTTAAGGTTTACCTTGCAGTTAAACGTACTATCCAGCCTGGTGATAAGATGGCTGGTCGTCACGGTAACAAGGGTGTTATCTCTAAGATTAACCCTGTTGAAGACATGCCTTACGATGAGAACGGTAACCCAATCGACATCGTTCTGAACCCACTAGGTGTACCATCTCGTATGAACATCGGTCAGGTTCTAGAGGTGCACATGGGTGCTGCTGCTAAAGGTATCGGTGATCGCATCACTGCTATGCTGGAAGAGCAACGCGAACTAGCAGAGCTTCGTGGCTACATCAAAGAAGTATATGAGTTAGGTGAAGAAGTGCAGCAGCGCGTCGACATCGATTCGTTTACCGATGATGAAGTATTGCGTCTTGCTAAGAACCTTAAGGGTGGTGTCCCAACTGCTACGCCTGCATTCGATGGTGCAAAAGAGAAAGAAATTAAGGAAATGCTGGCACTTGCTGGTCTTCCAACTTCTGGACAGCGCCGTTTGTTTGATGGTCGTACGGGTGATGAGTTTGAGCGTCAGGTAACTGTAGGTTACATGTATATGCTTAAGCTGAACCACTTGGTTGACGATAAGATGCATGCTCGTTCTACGGGTTCATACAGTCTTGTTACTCAGCAACCATTGGGTGGTAAAGCTCAGTTTGGTGGTCAGCGTTTCGGTGAGATGGAAGTTTGGGCACTAGAAGCATACGGTGCCGCATATACGCTTCAGGAAATGCTCACTGTTAAATCTGATGACGTTAACGGTCGTACTCATATGTATAAAAACATTGTCGACGGTAACCACCAGATGCAACCAGGTATGCCAGAGTCCTTCAATGTACTATTGAAGGAGATCCGTTCACTCGGTATTAATATCGAGTTGGATCAAGACTAA
- the rplL gene encoding 50S ribosomal protein L7/L12, with the protein MSITKDDILNAVAEMSVMEVVALIEAMEEKFGVSAAAAVVAGGAEGGAAAAEQTEFDVMMTSFGENKVKVIKALRGATGLGLKEAKAMAESAPVAVKEAITKEEAEALKTDLEEAGASVEIK; encoded by the coding sequence ATGTCTATCACTAAAGACGATATCTTAAACGCTGTTGCAGAAATGTCTGTAATGGAAGTTGTTGCACTAATCGAAGCAATGGAAGAGAAGTTCGGCGTATCTGCCGCTGCTGCTGTTGTTGCTGGCGGTGCTGAAGGCGGTGCTGCTGCTGCTGAGCAAACTGAATTTGACGTCATGATGACTTCATTCGGTGAGAACAAAGTTAAAGTAATTAAAGCTCTTCGTGGCGCTACAGGTCTTGGCCTGAAAGAAGCTAAAGCTATGGCTGAATCTGCTCCAGTAGCAGTTAAAGAAGCTATCACTAAAGAAGAAGCTGAAGCTCTTAAGACTGACCTTGAAGAAGCTGGTGCTTCTGTAGAGATCAAGTAA
- the rplJ gene encoding 50S ribosomal protein L10, translated as MALRLEDKQAIVAEVNEAAKGALSAVVADSRGVTVGEMTGLRKAAREAGVYIRVVRNTLVKRAVEGTDFECLNETFTGPTLIAFSNEHPGAAARLLKDFAADQEKFAIKAAAFEGELIPAADIDRLAKLPTYDEAIAQLMMTMKEASAGKLVRTLAALRDQKEEAA; from the coding sequence ATGGCATTAAGACTCGAAGACAAACAAGCGATTGTTGCTGAAGTCAACGAAGCTGCCAAAGGTGCTTTATCTGCAGTTGTTGCCGATTCACGCGGTGTAACTGTAGGTGAAATGACCGGTCTGCGTAAAGCAGCTCGCGAAGCAGGAGTGTACATCAGAGTTGTACGTAACACTCTAGTTAAGCGCGCTGTTGAAGGTACTGATTTTGAGTGCCTTAACGAGACGTTTACTGGTCCTACTTTAATTGCATTCTCTAACGAGCACCCAGGTGCTGCAGCGCGTCTTCTTAAAGATTTCGCCGCTGACCAAGAGAAATTTGCAATTAAAGCAGCAGCCTTTGAAGGGGAATTAATCCCTGCAGCCGATATAGATCGCTTAGCGAAACTGCCAACATACGACGAAGCAATAGCTCAGTTGATGATGACAATGAAAGAAGCATCTGCTGGCAAGCTGGTACGTACACTGGCCGCCCTTCGCGATCAAAAAGAAGAAGCAGCTTAA
- the rplA gene encoding 50S ribosomal protein L1, with the protein MAKLTKRARLIREKVEVTKNYDINEAVALLKELATAKFVESVDVAVNLGVDPRKSDQNVRGATVLPHGTGRDVRVAVFTQGANAEAATAAGAELVGMDELAAQVKAGEMNFDVVIASPDAMRVVGQLGQILGPRGLMPNPKTGTVTPNVAEAVKNAKAGQVRYRTDKNGIIHTTIGKVDFEAAQIKENLEALIGALVKAKPAAAKGVFLKKVSISTTMGAGVAVDQSTLDDAK; encoded by the coding sequence ATGGCAAAGCTAACTAAACGCGCTCGCTTGATTCGCGAAAAAGTAGAAGTAACTAAAAACTACGACATCAATGAAGCTGTTGCACTACTTAAGGAACTAGCTACTGCTAAGTTCGTTGAGAGTGTTGATGTAGCGGTTAACCTAGGTGTTGACCCACGTAAATCTGACCAAAACGTTCGTGGCGCTACAGTGCTACCACACGGTACAGGTCGTGACGTTCGCGTTGCTGTGTTTACACAAGGCGCTAACGCTGAAGCTGCTACTGCTGCTGGTGCAGAACTTGTCGGAATGGACGAGCTTGCTGCACAAGTTAAAGCTGGTGAAATGAACTTCGACGTAGTTATTGCTTCTCCTGATGCAATGCGCGTAGTTGGTCAGCTAGGTCAAATCTTAGGCCCACGTGGTCTAATGCCTAACCCTAAGACTGGCACTGTAACACCAAACGTTGCTGAAGCTGTTAAGAATGCGAAAGCTGGTCAGGTTCGCTACCGTACTGATAAGAACGGTATCATCCACACTACTATCGGTAAAGTGGACTTCGAAGCTGCTCAAATTAAAGAAAACTTGGAAGCACTGATTGGAGCACTAGTGAAAGCTAAGCCTGCTGCAGCTAAAGGTGTTTTCTTGAAGAAAGTTAGCATCTCTACCACTATGGGTGCAGGTGTTGCTGTTGACCAGAGTACTCTGGACGACGCTAAGTAA
- the rplK gene encoding 50S ribosomal protein L11: protein MAKKVDGYIKLQVAAGAANPSPPVGPALGQKGVNIMEFCKAFNARTEKFEKGMPIPVVITVYTDRSFTFETKTPPASFLLLKAAGLKSGSGRPNTEKVGTIKRSAVQEIAETKATDMTGADIEAMTRSIEGTARSMGLVVED from the coding sequence ATGGCTAAGAAAGTTGATGGTTACATCAAACTACAAGTAGCAGCCGGTGCTGCAAACCCGTCGCCACCAGTCGGCCCTGCATTGGGTCAGAAAGGTGTTAACATCATGGAATTCTGTAAAGCATTCAATGCTCGTACTGAAAAGTTCGAGAAAGGCATGCCAATTCCAGTTGTTATCACTGTATATACTGATCGCTCTTTCACTTTTGAAACTAAGACGCCACCTGCATCTTTCCTACTGCTTAAAGCAGCAGGTCTGAAATCAGGTTCAGGTCGTCCTAACACTGAAAAAGTGGGAACTATCAAGCGTAGCGCTGTTCAGGAAATTGCTGAAACTAAAGCTACTGATATGACTGGTGCTGATATTGAAGCGATGACTCGCTCAATTGAAGGTACTGCGCGTTCAATGGGTTTGGTAGTAGAGGATTAA
- the nusG gene encoding transcription termination/antitermination protein NusG, translated as MTEATEAKKRWYVVQAFSGYEGRVLKTLNEYIQMHNMEHYFGEILVPTEEVVEMRAGQRRKSERKFFPGYVLVQMEMNDESWHLVKSIPRVMGFIGGTSDRPAPISDKEADAILQRLEETVESPTHRVMFEPGEVVRVTDGPFADFNGTVEEVDYEKNRVKVSVMIFGRSTPVELDFGQIEKS; from the coding sequence ATGACTGAAGCAACTGAAGCTAAAAAAAGATGGTATGTAGTCCAGGCATTTTCTGGTTATGAAGGTCGTGTGCTTAAGACTCTGAATGAATACATTCAGATGCACAACATGGAACACTACTTTGGCGAAATTCTTGTTCCGACTGAAGAAGTCGTCGAGATGAGAGCCGGTCAGCGCCGTAAGAGTGAGCGTAAATTCTTCCCGGGCTATGTATTAGTCCAGATGGAAATGAATGACGAAAGTTGGCATCTGGTGAAGAGCATCCCACGTGTGATGGGCTTCATCGGTGGTACTTCAGATCGTCCTGCTCCAATCTCTGACAAAGAAGCTGACGCGATCCTTCAGCGTCTTGAAGAGACTGTTGAGTCTCCGACTCATCGCGTTATGTTTGAGCCTGGTGAAGTCGTTCGTGTTACTGACGGCCCATTTGCTGACTTCAATGGTACCGTTGAAGAGGTCGATTATGAGAAGAACCGCGTTAAGGTTTCTGTCATGATCTTCGGTCGTTCGACTCCGGTTGAGCTAGACTTCGGTCAGATCGAAAAAAGCTGA
- the secE gene encoding preprotein translocase subunit SecE encodes MTTNTESQGNSLDIVKWALVVILLAAAIIGNQMYSETSVLVRAIGVVVAFVIAGFIALQTEKGKQALAFAREAQIEVRKVVWPTRQEALNTTFIVLAATGILALILWGMDAVLLRIVNFITGV; translated from the coding sequence ATGACAACAAATACTGAAAGCCAGGGTAACTCTCTGGATATTGTAAAGTGGGCCCTAGTCGTTATCTTATTGGCTGCCGCCATTATCGGCAATCAGATGTATAGCGAAACCAGTGTGTTGGTTCGTGCAATAGGTGTAGTAGTAGCTTTCGTTATTGCAGGATTTATTGCGCTTCAAACTGAGAAAGGTAAGCAAGCGCTTGCTTTTGCTCGTGAAGCACAAATTGAAGTACGTAAGGTAGTTTGGCCTACGCGTCAAGAAGCGCTTAATACAACATTTATTGTATTAGCCGCGACCGGTATTCTTGCGTTGATCCTTTGGGGTATGGACGCAGTATTGCTGAGAATTGTCAATTTTATTACAGGCGTATAG
- the coaA gene encoding type I pantothenate kinase, translating into MTSENSIHNALYLGFNRSQWAELRESVPLTLNEPELADLRGINEKLSLTEVTDIYLPLSRLLNLIVGAKQKRGLVLNEFLGRKPPKRPYIISIAGSVAVGKSTTARILQALLSQWPEHPRVDLVTTDGFLYPLAELKRRGLLQRKGFPESYDMKMLVEFISNVKAGNEHVKSPLYSHISYDRIKSDYQAIEQPDILIIEGLNVLQSGQDSAVGIQQPFVSDFVDFSIYVDAEEQLLKKWYIDRFLQFRGGAFSDEKSYFHHYSNLADNEAKTIAANIWDSINGPNLKLNIEPTRDRAHLILQKGYDHLMSQVLLRK; encoded by the coding sequence ATGACATCCGAAAATTCAATTCACAATGCACTATATCTGGGATTCAACAGATCACAGTGGGCAGAATTAAGGGAATCGGTACCTCTAACACTCAACGAGCCTGAACTTGCTGATCTTAGAGGTATAAATGAGAAACTGTCTTTGACTGAGGTCACCGATATCTATCTCCCACTCAGCCGTTTACTCAACCTAATTGTGGGTGCAAAGCAAAAACGAGGTTTAGTACTCAACGAGTTCTTAGGTCGAAAGCCCCCCAAGCGCCCTTACATTATAAGTATCGCTGGCAGTGTTGCGGTTGGTAAGAGCACGACTGCTCGTATTCTTCAGGCACTACTCAGCCAGTGGCCTGAGCACCCAAGAGTCGATCTCGTCACCACCGATGGATTCCTTTATCCGCTAGCTGAACTCAAGCGTCGCGGTTTATTGCAGAGAAAAGGCTTCCCTGAAAGTTACGATATGAAGATGCTGGTTGAATTCATTTCCAATGTCAAAGCGGGAAATGAACACGTCAAATCGCCACTTTATTCGCATATCAGCTACGACCGAATTAAAAGTGATTACCAAGCCATTGAACAGCCAGATATCCTAATCATAGAGGGATTGAATGTTTTACAATCGGGACAGGATTCGGCGGTAGGAATTCAACAACCGTTCGTATCAGATTTTGTCGACTTCTCTATCTATGTCGATGCAGAGGAACAATTACTGAAGAAATGGTATATCGACCGATTTTTACAATTTCGTGGTGGTGCTTTCAGTGATGAAAAGTCTTATTTTCATCACTATTCAAACTTGGCCGATAACGAAGCAAAAACAATTGCTGCCAATATTTGGGACAGTATTAACGGACCCAATTTAAAATTAAACATCGAGCCCACTCGCGATCGTGCACATCTGATCCTGCAAAAAGGATACGATCACTTAATGAGTCAAGTTTTATTGCGAAAGTAA
- the birA gene encoding bifunctional biotin--[acetyl-CoA-carboxylase] ligase/biotin operon repressor BirA — MIEQWERKRAIIATLNSGGFVSGEVLAKQAGISRTAIGKHISALEEYGVEIYSVKGKGYKLANTISLIDEKKLTSAINQRCFYFDEISSTNAFFLKNVDELNSGDICVTEYQSAGRGRRGRTWVSPYGCHLYCSMYWNLSQGMAQAAGLSLVVACSLVKTLESFKIEGLGVKWPNDIYLNERKLAGVLIEMNGQADSHCHLVIGIGINVSMSEAQGEKIDQPWSDLSLQNPSLNKTDLMVALQKQLHQDLIEFESHGMKVFLPRWQEIDIFYGKEVKLLMGENQVLGICRGIDETGAILLDTNNGLEAFVGGEISLRSAV; from the coding sequence ATGATTGAACAATGGGAAAGAAAACGCGCCATCATAGCGACGCTTAACTCCGGAGGCTTTGTGTCTGGTGAGGTCTTGGCCAAGCAAGCTGGAATATCAAGAACTGCGATTGGTAAACACATTTCCGCGTTAGAAGAGTACGGCGTCGAAATCTATAGTGTTAAAGGTAAGGGCTACAAACTTGCTAATACTATTTCACTCATAGATGAAAAGAAATTAACATCAGCAATTAATCAACGTTGTTTTTATTTCGATGAAATCTCGAGCACTAATGCATTTTTCCTTAAGAACGTCGATGAGCTTAACTCTGGTGATATCTGTGTAACAGAATATCAATCGGCCGGCAGAGGAAGACGTGGAAGAACTTGGGTTTCTCCCTATGGATGCCACCTTTATTGTTCAATGTACTGGAACTTATCTCAAGGAATGGCGCAGGCGGCGGGCTTAAGTCTTGTCGTTGCCTGTTCTTTAGTAAAGACATTGGAGTCCTTCAAAATCGAGGGCCTAGGTGTCAAGTGGCCTAATGACATCTACCTTAATGAAAGGAAACTTGCCGGCGTATTGATAGAGATGAATGGGCAGGCGGATAGCCATTGTCACTTGGTCATAGGGATCGGGATAAATGTTTCGATGTCTGAAGCTCAGGGTGAGAAGATTGATCAACCATGGAGTGACTTGTCACTTCAGAACCCAAGTCTGAATAAGACAGATTTGATGGTGGCCCTACAGAAACAACTACATCAAGACCTGATCGAATTCGAATCTCATGGTATGAAAGTCTTCTTACCAAGGTGGCAAGAGATAGATATCTTTTATGGTAAAGAGGTCAAGTTATTGATGGGAGAAAATCAAGTGCTTGGTATCTGTCGCGGAATCGATGAGACTGGAGCTATTCTGCTCGATACAAATAATGGGTTAGAAGCCTTTGTTGGCGGTGAAATCAGTCTAAGAAGCGCTGTCTAG
- the murB gene encoding UDP-N-acetylmuramate dehydrogenase, with translation MSVKPNYSLKPYNTFGVDYACSELISVETKSELIRICSKLFAEDKPYLVLGGGSNILLTENYLGTVVQVCSKGIVCHEDDEFYYLSVEAGEEWHQLVEYCLATAMPGLENLALIPGTVGAAPIQNIGAYGVEFMDVCDWVEFLDLRDGALTRYKQEECQFGYRESIFKGALKGISVITGVGIKLAKKWRPNLSYGPLKRFENTGVTPKEIFDCICSTRNEKLPDPRLIGNAGSFFKNPIISFSKFQELIGKHPSLVGYPLPDGFVKLAAGWLIDNAGLKGASVGDAAVHEQQALVLINRGQASGKDILKLALKVIETIKIQFGVTLEAEPRVIGAYGEKELIDD, from the coding sequence ATGTCAGTTAAACCTAATTACTCGTTAAAACCCTATAATACGTTCGGTGTCGACTACGCCTGTAGTGAATTGATATCGGTAGAGACGAAAAGTGAACTAATAAGAATATGCTCAAAGCTTTTTGCCGAGGATAAGCCTTATTTGGTATTGGGTGGCGGCAGTAATATTTTGTTAACTGAAAACTATCTGGGTACCGTTGTTCAGGTTTGTTCGAAAGGAATCGTGTGTCATGAAGATGACGAGTTTTACTATCTAAGTGTGGAAGCCGGTGAAGAGTGGCATCAATTAGTTGAGTACTGTTTAGCTACAGCGATGCCAGGGCTCGAAAATCTGGCATTGATCCCTGGGACAGTCGGGGCAGCTCCAATTCAAAATATCGGTGCTTATGGAGTCGAATTTATGGATGTCTGCGACTGGGTTGAATTTCTCGATCTTCGTGATGGTGCATTAACACGTTATAAGCAGGAAGAGTGTCAGTTTGGTTATCGTGAATCCATTTTTAAGGGGGCTTTAAAGGGGATTTCAGTTATCACAGGTGTCGGAATTAAGTTAGCCAAAAAATGGCGACCTAACCTGTCATATGGTCCTCTAAAGCGCTTTGAAAACACAGGTGTTACCCCTAAGGAGATCTTTGACTGTATCTGCAGTACCCGTAATGAAAAACTTCCCGATCCAAGGCTGATAGGAAATGCAGGTAGTTTTTTTAAAAACCCCATTATCTCGTTTTCGAAATTCCAAGAGTTGATTGGAAAACACCCGTCGCTTGTTGGTTATCCTTTGCCTGATGGTTTTGTCAAATTAGCGGCAGGCTGGTTAATTGATAATGCCGGCTTAAAGGGGGCATCTGTTGGTGATGCGGCTGTTCATGAGCAACAAGCTTTGGTATTAATTAATCGAGGGCAGGCTAGCGGTAAAGATATTCTTAAGCTCGCATTAAAAGTTATAGAGACAATTAAAATACAATTTGGTGTGACTCTAGAAGCCGAACCTAGAGTCATAGGAGCTTATGGAGAAAAGGAGTTAATTGATGATTGA
- a CDS encoding RNA recognition motif domain-containing protein, whose product MQKPFLIVLIIAIVGAFAFNQFAGLNAAIAFFTGAIIASVVFALQGKSSPSANNAESVEQYTGPTMTLYVGNLPYRVHEGEVKELFGKYGPVNSVRLVRDRKTGRRKGFGFIEMSEAGAKKAMSKLNEFDFQERTLKVREAKSQDADKSESQANT is encoded by the coding sequence ATGCAAAAGCCATTTCTTATCGTTTTGATTATCGCCATAGTTGGCGCATTCGCGTTCAACCAGTTCGCAGGCCTTAATGCCGCAATCGCTTTTTTCACAGGTGCTATTATTGCAAGTGTTGTATTCGCACTTCAGGGTAAATCATCTCCATCCGCTAACAATGCCGAGAGCGTTGAGCAATATACCGGCCCAACAATGACACTATACGTAGGTAACTTGCCTTATCGTGTACATGAAGGTGAAGTAAAGGAGTTGTTCGGTAAATACGGTCCGGTAAATTCTGTGCGTTTGGTTCGTGACCGCAAGACAGGCCGACGTAAAGGTTTTGGATTTATTGAAATGTCAGAGGCTGGCGCTAAGAAAGCCATGTCTAAATTAAATGAATTCGATTTCCAGGAACGTACACTAAAAGTAAGAGAAGCAAAATCTCAAGATGCAGACAAGAGCGAGAGTCAAGCTAACACTTAA